ATTTGTAGCCACTTTACTATACTTAGGAACCATTTGTTTTAACTGTAGTTTCAACATTTCGAAATTTAAGAAGGAGGATACGGTCTCAATTTGTGACCTGTATACTTAAAATAGctattttgttgcaatttttaaagaacatctTTCCTTCAAAAAAGTTCAAGTTTAGcgatttaacattttactagTTGTTTGATTTCTAAGATCCTCTTAAAATTAAGCCTCTTTATTCTTCgaataagtattattaataagtattattaataaaaaaatctcatattgTAGTGCTTAAAACATTGAGCATACAGTTATCAAAACActcaattgaaaagaaaaagaataactgTAGCAGTTGATTGTTTCGAATTGCCTCTTAGATATACACAgcactgtttatttttttagtatgctGCAAGTGAtgttatttcttcaatttttcatCTTGTAACGCATAGAACATTCGACAtccagttaaataatttaattgaagaagTTGTAACCGTTGATTCATTTGCAGAAAGCTTCAAGTGATGTTATAACTAAAATCACTCATCTTGTATCACATAAGAGATTCACCATTCAACAAAATAGAATCATTTAGTCATAAAAGCGCTCTGGTTGAGAAACTATAGCAGTTCATTGTTTGAAACTAACTGAAACTGAAGTCTATTGCCTCGATGTTATGCACTCCGCTCTTTGAAATTTCGGAACACTTTGAATCCTAATATTGAATACCTTTGCTTTACAATTAATACTGTGTAAAGAAATCCattgattgtaaaaattaaataatctttgacgttacctgattaaaaactttattcccttgaaaaatacataaaaaagtgaataacaGTTGACATGCTTAAAAATGGGCTCCAATGTTCAATATTTGCCGGATAGGATTGAGACGAATCGAAAGTTACTTGCCACTTCCTTTTCGTgagattattcatttattctttgGCGTTGTTCATGTTCAACGAAGATATGGTTCAAGTTGCTAAACAGGGACTTAGTTATTATCATGGTTCAAAGTACCGATATCAGAGTTTATAGTTATAGTCAATacttaaaagagaaaagaaattctcaaattagttaaatagttattcctttttattgtatatttttgaaaaatttgatttttggacataatctttttttttatcgatttaatAGAATACAGAAAACGCATCACATTCCTTCGAAATATCAACGTCTTATTCTTCTATCccaatgaatgtaattttataatttattcattcgaaaattattcattattcataactattcattatttttttttattaattagcattaaaatgaaaaataagtctACGGAAATAATTTAGATAGTAAGATAAGCATTTATTACTTCAAAAGCGTTCTCCGTTCCGTGGTGGTTCACCATAAAGTTACAATTCATCATTTTATGGTGTCGTGAACCTGGTCTTGAAAATGTCACCTTTTTTGTGGACaacaaaacaaaagtgatttttcaCAGAAAGTCACCAGTGCGTATGCCTTAACTGAATCGTAAATCACTAAAAAGAACTCATTATTCTAATGGAACATCCTGCAAACTGAGTTTTGATTGATGatagtattattaaattgttttttagaatgtattaccagagaaattgttttttgtgtAGAATTTTGATGGATAATCTACGATCAAAACGTTGAGGTGCATGTGTTTTTGTGTTCGAATAATTTCCATACAAAACACATCTTAAGATTAATTGCGAATTCTTATGTTGTGTTAAGGGTATAATTTGACAAATAGTCGCTGTTGGCGGCAATATAGACAACTATTTGGttaatgtttagtttatttatcaaaatagaaGCTTAAGTATCTcgataataaaaatgcttaaacgTTGTCGCTGTTTCGATTACTTAACTTAACATTGCATTTTGTTTGTCCTCgcaaaaactataagacttcagaacttgaaaatatgaaagcacccagaaatatatatagaaagtcaccagaaattattcaatgaaataaaaaaagcgtaAGATTCGTTTATTTGCTTGAGAATAATCTAAtgttaaacttgtagtaaaaaacACCATGTGCGCTGATCTACTTTTcgcaaaaatacaaataaagtttAGAATTAAAGGCCATTTTCCtttatgaacttaatttttttctttccgaaaattcaatttcttcgaaagatattgcattttaagtttaattttttcaaatttttttttgcttcggATAACGattattattgttgtaaaaaaatatatttatctttctcGAGGTCTTTATTTCATGAACTcgtaaagtaacaaaaaattaattgctaaagAAGAATCAGAGAAAGAGATTAGATGATGccagatataaaaattattttaaattttttaaaaatataaaacacacaATGTATATCcctaagcttaattttttttttccaagtaagTGCACAAACAGAcctccctgaataacttttgatctaatgatcgaatattcacgttctaggactcaatctcaaCGGTtttctcaaatatgctaatcaacAAGCGCAGACGCTATttcaagttatgaaatcagacacaaaaacgtgctttctctgaataaaataaatgttttgtaaaaaatttcttgaacagctatagaaaaaaaaagagattttttttaataaaaaataaaatggaaatgcatttggttataaaaaaacttttatttggcATTTTGGTGTTTGTTACAGGTATCCGAACatctaaatgttaataaaatagaaacaaaacgaatctatttaacttttgacttaataattggatttttacAAGCTGAAatacaatattcataatttgacgtccctaaaatatgctaattaataaattagggAAGATTGTAATTCTTccatttcttccatttttttttcttccagcgattaaaaattactgagattattaaagcagtaaaatccctaAGCCAGAGCAGCACATCGAgaattatcaaatataataatttttgtcttgCATGGTATGAGACGTCATGTTCATGGTATAAAACATTAATCGTACACCTGAAATATGTTAATTCATAAGTGCTGACTACAACGTAAAGTTACAGATAAATTCGTGCTATTTCTGaagaattatacatttataaaacaaagcGAATTTGGTAATTGTATCGTGTATGATACAGTTCAAGATTACTTCGACCCTTACATGGCAAAGTTAACAAATTATATTACCTTTTGGTATTATAaactgtaaacaaaaataaatgttcataaaaaatgctaatatatTTGAGAACGTAATTATTTCTTACACTtgttcatttgttaaaaaagttttcttaaaaacggaaaaaaaacactaatatCGAGTTAGTATTTACTTTCTGATATCATTTTCAGCTAcgtttgcatttcaaataattttatattttaaattaaaaactaacttgcgatagtaagtaattttaaacttctgtttGCATTAAGTAAATTATAGCAATCAGTTAATCTTCTGAAGAAAACAAACTGTATGAGTAGGCAGtatctgaatttttaattaatgaacaacataatgagaaaaatgaaaGAGTCGTCAAACGCACTGGGAAATCCCCAGATATGTGTGCCTCCTGCAAATGCCAAGGACAAGACCTTGAATTCCgagataaatttatagaataatgGAGCAAGTAAAAAAcagtaaactatttatttttattgaagtatttGCATATCTAATGcgcgaataaattttaattttctgcaggTGAAGGAAtgctgaatttaatttaattgctacACTAATTAAGTTcgatcgaaaatttaaaaaaaataatttttaaaggcaaTACTATAGGAAGTTGAACTTATATCTAAAATTATGcagtttaaatatgaattacatGTCTTCTTATCATATGCAAGAAGCTTGCTAATTatataagcttattttttatttaaatttagcaattaattgATTGTAGGTTTTTTAGTaagagtttactttaaaaaaaatatttgtcagaaCGAGCATCTTCCTAATACActggttttattaaattaaggaaaatggCTTATTTTTCGGAGAgttagagtttttttaaaaaaacatgacgCAGTTTACCAGTGTACTATATACGCATGAGACCAAAATGTTCTtgttttctgagaaaaaagaaaCCATTTTAATCTGCTGTTTAATTTTCTGATCTGAAGTGATAGTGTTTactattagtttatattttaagaacttagCTTAGTGAATAGTTGTCATAAAGATTCAATGGATGAACttgccagttttttttcttcagtagtttgaaaataaattgtcagttgctttaaaaaaagaaacacaagaCATAAATTTGTAAAGCTTAGTCCattgaaaaattaacacttCTTTTGATTTAATTCGCTCTCTAAATTagattccatacaaaaaatataaaaaataaagatattaaaaggtaaaaaaaatgaattagaaagCACTTaacaacttattatttttttataatttatttacacatttggataaaaagaaacattagagtttctttatttttcatcactgATTAAGTAAGTAAGGTTGAACTCCGACCCACCCCAGGGGGGTATAcggagataaaagtaaaattattacaataaaatttctctaaaaactaaagttacagtaaaatttcGCCAAATGACAGTGGTGGTGATCAGTTAAAAGTGGATTAACAATAAAGtttgacaattaaaaacatgtgtTAAAGGCAATGAAACCCAATAGCGCCGGTGTAAATGTCgagaattaaatgattataataataaggaaacaagagataaaaaatctcaaaactaaaatcaatgaaagctaaaagtccAAATAGTAAATGTCTAAAAGTAAAAGTCTGACTAGAAGTCTATGAAGTCTAAAatcaaaagtagataaaaattcaaaatgtaaggcTAAAAGttgattagtaaaaattaacgatGACATGCTCTATTGTTGGTTCATGACTGGGGTCAGTTGATCTGGGGCTAGAATGTCCTCGAgggtttgtttaataatttgagtcACAATTTTCCTGCAGGTCAATATAGCGAAGAATTGATGTTCCTCTTCGCAATTATTCATGTGGGTTCCACGAAGTGCCCGGAATCTTGGACAGTGCTTAAGTAGATGATCAATGTCCTGTCTCACTCCACAGTAATTGCATGAAgctgattttttgaaatatttttgttgataggTCCCGAACACTCCGTGGCCAGTAAGGAgctggtttaaataaaaattggccTGCAGGCGCTTTATGCTtgggtctttaaaaaatttataggtttGTCTTCCCTTGTCACTAGACCTCCAGTCATTTCTCCAGCGGTTAAAAGTAATGTTCTTAATGTAAGATTTAATTTCGCATTTTTCACCCGGGATCTCAAAATCAATCTGGCCAAGCTTAGTGGCTTCCTTAGCAACCCA
The Parasteatoda tepidariorum isolate YZ-2023 chromosome 9, CAS_Ptep_4.0, whole genome shotgun sequence genome window above contains:
- the LOC139426539 gene encoding uncharacterized protein, with the protein product MKEEKIPFHSYTDSLSSLMSLEDPRKHLKLIEDTKAMWSSNYNINWIKAHSGIEGNEEADWVAKEATKLGQIDFEIPGEKCEIKSYIKNITFNRWRNDWRSSDKGRQTYKFFKDPSIKRLQANFYLNQLLTGHGVFGTYQQKYFKKSASCNYCGVRQDIDHLLKHCPRFRALRGTHMNNCEEEHQFFAILTCRKIVTQIIKQTLEDILAPDQLTPVMNQQ